The genomic interval CTCTTTCCTACGATTAGTCAAGTAGTTATTAAAAAATATTTGAACTTGATAGTACTATTTTTGAGCATGACAAATAACCTCAGCTATTCTATTAAATTTTTCAAACTGAGGTATTGTGTGGTATACTTTTTATGTGTTATTGGTCCTTAGAGACCGTGTACGAGTATTCGTACTTTGTATTGTTCCTGACCATGGAATAGATACATTTCAATAGCTTGTTCATGCAAGCTACAGTGGCAACCCTGTCCTTTTTGGCCTGAGGTTGCTTTTTTAATTTATAATAATAATCCACAATATGATTGGGGGCAGCTTTTTGTTGGCGTATCATGTTCTTAACGATAAGATATAAGACTTTTCTTCCTTTTGGATTTCCACGTTTATTGATATGGTCTTGACCTGCATATTTACCAGATTGATACCTTCTAATATCTATGCCGATAAAGGCGTTCACTTTTTTATGATTAGAAAAGCGTGACAGATCGCCTATCTCACCAATAAGGAGTGCTGCGCTAATCTCCCCAATGCCAGGAAAGCTAGTAAGTAACTGGAATTCCGAAAGTTGTCGGGCCTTCACAATTAATTGTTCGGAAACCATTTTTTTCTCCTCTAATAGATGAAGAAGTTGTCGTGCATAATATTGAACTTTTTGAGTTGGAACACTATCTGGTGAAACAGCTGGATAAGATTCTTGCGCGTATTCAATGATTAACTTCGCCTTCTCCATAGCTCGATTTTCTGATATCTTCTTATGCGTAGTTTTCATCAATAAATTTTTAATCTTGGTTCTACTTGTCTGTAATACTAATTCAGGATGTGGAAATAACTCTATTAGTGTTAAAGCATAAGGTGTTACTCTACTGGAAAAGAATCGTTCAAGCTCCGGAAAGCTTACTTGAAGTGCATGGTGCAAGTACATCCGAGTATGTTTTATTTGTCCTTCTATTTCTTGATAAAAGCGCGAAAGATCACGAAGTTCTGTATAAATTTCAGGTTGTTGTACTTTTTCTGATCGATCCACAAATGGATGAATTTGTGCTAATTTATGGGCATCATGTTTGTCTGTTTTCCAGCTTCTGAGTGTTCCCTGTTCTAGTTGTTTCTTGGCTTCCAGAGGATTTAATAAGAAATAGGTTAAATTGTTTTTCTGACAAAAGGTCTCCACTGGCTTCGAATATATACCAGTTGATTCGAAAACAATTTTAGGTTCTTCTGGAAGGCTATGAATCTCTTCCAGTAATGCTTGAAACCCAAACTTATTGTGAAGTATTTCCCCTTCTGAAAGACATGTTTGACCGTCATATAAGACTTTGTAACTTTTCCCCATAGAAATATCTAAAGCAATAATTAATTCCAATGTTTTTCCTCTCTCTTCTTTATCATTTTGAAAGATCTTCACTTATTCATTTCGATTCCAATTTCCTATACACGAGCTCTTTGGCCCCAACATACTTAAAGCTGATTCAAAAATGAAAGCGAAGAAGCTCCGTTTATCATTCGGATTCGAGATCCCTGAGGCTGGTCGAGCTTTC from Niallia sp. FSL W8-0635 carries:
- a CDS encoding IS110 family transposase, with the protein product MKIFQNDKEERGKTLELIIALDISMGKSYKVLYDGQTCLSEGEILHNKFGFQALLEEIHSLPEEPKIVFESTGIYSKPVETFCQKNNLTYFLLNPLEAKKQLEQGTLRSWKTDKHDAHKLAQIHPFVDRSEKVQQPEIYTELRDLSRFYQEIEGQIKHTRMYLHHALQVSFPELERFFSSRVTPYALTLIELFPHPELVLQTSRTKIKNLLMKTTHKKISENRAMEKAKLIIEYAQESYPAVSPDSVPTQKVQYYARQLLHLLEEKKMVSEQLIVKARQLSEFQLLTSFPGIGEISAALLIGEIGDLSRFSNHKKVNAFIGIDIRRYQSGKYAGQDHINKRGNPKGRKVLYLIVKNMIRQQKAAPNHIVDYYYKLKKQPQAKKDRVATVACMNKLLKCIYSMVRNNTKYEYSYTVSKDQ